The nucleotide sequence GGCGAGGCCGACGCGGTGGCGTGGGGCAAACAATTCATCGCCAATCCGGACCTGCCCCGGCGCCTGCAGCTTGGGGCTCCTCTTAATAGCCCCGATAACGCGTCCTTCTACGGCGGGACCGCGCAGGGTTACACCGACTACCCCGCGCTGGGGGCCTGAGCGGTCAGGCGCAGGTGGGGCGCGTCATAATTGCCGTGTCCTGTACCGTCCGCCCCGTCTGGAAGGTTGCATTTTGGCCGGGGGGTCTGCTTTCCTGACCCCTCCATGAAAATCCTCGTTGCCGACAAGATCTCGCCCAAGGGAGTTGCCTTTCTGCGCGCGCAGAAGGGCTTTGAAGTAGTCGAGGCCTACGGCTCTTCCCCGGCCCAGATCCTGGAACTGGTGAAGGACGTGCACGCCATCGCCGTGCGGTCGGAAACCAAGATCACCGCCGAGGTGTTCGCGGCCGCCCCGTTGCTCAAGGTCGTGGGCCGCGCCGGCGTCGGCGTGGACAACGTCGACGTCGATGCCGCCACCGAGCGCGGTGTGATTGTGATGAACACGCCTTCCGGCAACACGATCGCCACCGCCGAGCTGACTTTCACGCACATCCTCTGCGGCGCCCGCCCGGTACCCCAGGCCGCGGCGTCCATGCGCGACGGCAAGTGGGATCGCAAGAGCTTCTCCGGCATCGAACTGTTCAAGAAGACCCTCGGCATCGTCGGCCTCGGCCGCATCGGCTCGGAGGTGGCGAAGCGCGCCCAGGCCTTCGGCATGAATGTCGTCGCCTTCGATCCCTACCTGTCGCCCACGCGCGCCAAGGCCATGCAGATCGAGGCCGTCACGCTCGACCAGCTCCTCGCCCAGGCCGATTACATCACGGTCCACATGCCGCTGACCGAGCAGACCCAGTACATGATCGACGAGGCCGCCCTCGCGAAGTGCAAGAAGGGCGTGCGCCTCTTCAACTGTGCCCGCGGTGGCATCATCAAGGAAGCGGCGCTCATCGCCGGCCTCAAGTCCGGCCACGTGGCCGCCGCCGGCCTCGACGTGTTCGAGGAGGAGCCGCTCGCCGCCGACAGCGAGCTGCGCAAGTTCCCGAATGTTTCCCTCACGCCGCACCTCGGCGCCTCGACCGCCGAGGCCCAGGACGCCGTGGGCGTGGAGGTCGCCGAGCAGATCGCCGACGTGCTCGCCGGCGGCGTGATTCGCAACGCCGTCAACATGCCGTCGCTCGACGCCGCGACCCTGAAGATCATCGGGCCTTACCTGGAGTTGGGCTCCAAGCTGGGCACGCTCGTCCAGCAGCTCGCCACCGACCGCGTGGAGAAGCTTCGCATTTCCTACTGGGGCAAGCTCCTTGAGCTCGATGCCAATGCCGTGATCCGCGCCATCCAGCGCGGTTTCCTCAGCCGCATCAGCAGCGAGGGCCTGAACTACATCAACGCCCCGTTCGTCATGGACCGCCTGGGCGTGCAGGTGGAGGTCGTGAAGTCCAACCAGGAGACGGACTACACCGAGCTCATGCTGGTCGAGGCGGTCACGGCCAAGGGCGAGGTCTTTTCCGCCACCGGCACGCTGCTGGGCAAGGCGAGCAGCCCGCGGATCGTCGCCCTCAACGGCCGCGAGGTCGAGGCCGAGCCGAAGGGCGCCCTGCTGGTCTACGAGAATCACGACGAGCCGGGCATCATCGGCATGGTCGGCACCCTGCTCGGCCGCGAGAAGGTGAACATCGCCGCCATGTCCCTGAGCCGTAACAACGCCGGCGGCACCGCCCTCTGCGTGGTGAATCTCGACAGCACGCCGACCGAGGCGACGGTTAAGGAGTTGACCAGTCATCGGGCCATCAAGCAGGCTCTGGTGGTCAACCTCTGATGTCACCAGTCGGGCTACTCGTCACCACGCTCATCGGCTATTTCCTCGGGTCACTGCCATTTGGCTACCTCGTGGCCCGGGCGTATGGCGTCGACATCTTCAAGGTCGGCAGCGGCAATCCCGGTGCCACCAACGTCAAGCGGGTGCTGGGCGAGAAGTTCGGCCCCAAGGGCAAGCGGGCGGGCAACCTCGTCTTCGTGCTCGATGCCGTGAAAGGCGCCGTCGCCGCCGCCTGGCCCCTACTGCCGGGCATCGTCCTGGCGGAGGAGCGCCTGCTCGGGCTTGCCGGCCTCATCGCCGCGGTGCTGGGACACTCGTTCTCCTGTTTTACCAAATTCAAGGGCGGGAAGGGGGTCGCGACTGCGGCCGGCGGCCTCGTGGTGTTGATGCCCGTTTCCTGTCTGGTGGGTGCGCTGGTGTGGCTGCTGACCTTCGCCACCACGCGTTATGTTTCGCTGGGCTCCATCCTGGCGGCCGTGGCGGTGCCGGCGACCAGCTGGTTCCGGCTCTACCAAGGCAAGACCTCGCTGCCCTTCAGCCTCGTGGCGACGGCGTTGGGACTTTTCGTGATCATCCGGCACCGGGAGAACATCAAGCGCCTGCTGGCCGGCACGGAGACCAAGTTCGTGAAAAAATCGCCGCCCGCGGCCTGATCACGCAAGTGGTTCGGGGCGGGCGATATGACGCAAGGTGGCCAATCGCGCCTTGCCAAGCCGCGCCCCGCCGCGTCATTCCTAACTGGTTATTCCCATGGCTCTTATCGTCCAGAAATACGGCGGCACCTCGGTCGGCGACATCGACCGGATCAAGAACGTCGCGCAACGCATCAAGAAGTCCCGTGACGAGGGACACAGCCTCGTCGTCGTGGTCTCGGCCCGCTCCGGCGTCACCAACGAGCTGATCGCCAAGGCCAAGGCCATCACCGACCGGCCTGATACGCGCGAGATGGACATGCTGCTCGCCATCGGGGAGCAGGAAACCATCGCCCTGACGGCCATGGCCCTGCATGCCATCGGCATCCCGGCGGTGTCCTACACCGGCGCGCAGGCCGGCATTTTCACTGACGAGGTGTTCACCAAGGCCAAGATCCAGAAGATCCTGCCGAAGCCGATCCAGAAGGACCTCAAGGCCGGGAAGGTCGTCATCGTCGCCGGCTTTCAGGGCATCAATGAGACCGGCCAGATCACCACGCTGGGGCGGGGCGGCTCCGACCTCACGGCCATCGCGCTGGCCGCGGCGCTCAAGGCCGATGTCTGCCAGATTTTCACCGACGTCGACGGCGTTTACACCGCCGATCCGCGCATCGCCAAGGACGCGAAGAAGCTCACGGAGATCAGCTATGACGAGATGCTCGAGCTCGCCAGCCTCGGCTCGAAGGTCATGCAGTCCCGCTCCGTCGAGTTCGCCAAGAAATACGGCGTCGTGTTCGAGGTCCGCAGCAGTTTCAACCACAACCCAGGAACCATCGTGAAAGAAGAAGTCGCCTACATGGAAAAGGTCGTCGTGCGCGGTGTCGCCGTCGACAAGGACCAGGCCAAGGTCGCCATCACCAACGTGCCGGACAAACCCGCCACCGCGGCCACCATCTTCAAGGCCCTGGCCGATGCGGCCATCAACGTCGACATGATCGTCCAGAACAGCAGCCACACCGGCGGCCTGGCGGACCTGACCTTCACCGTCCAGCGGGACGACGCCACCAACGCCGTGCGCGTGCTCCCGGCCGTGCTCAAGCAGCTCGGCGGCGGCGAGGTGAAGGCCTTCGACAACATCGCCAAGCTCTCCGTGGTCGGCGTCGGCATGCGCACCCACGCCGGCGTGGCCGCCACGCTCTTCAGCGCCCTCGGGGCCCTGGGGGTGAACATCCAGCTCATCACCACCTCCGAGATCAAGATCACGGTCGCGCTGGACCGCGCCAAGGCCGACGAGGCCGTGCGCGCCGCCCACGCGGCCTTCGGGCTGGAGAAATAATGCCGCCCTGGTGTGTGTTCGTCATCCTGAGCGCAGCGAAGGATCCAGAAATTGCGTGCATGCCCTTGGATTCTTCGTTTCGCTCAGAATGACCGTTAACGAAAGATGAAATACGTCTCCACCCGCGGCCAGACCGATCCCGTATCCTTCCGTGAGGCGGTCGCCATTGGCCTTGCCCCCGATGGCGGGCTGTTCCTGCCGGAGACGCTGCCGGATATCTCGCCCCGGCTGCCGGGCTGGCGGAACCTCAGCTACACCGAGCTGTGCGCCGAGTTTCTCGGCCTGTTCGCGACGGATGTTCCGCCGGAGGTCCTGCAGCAGCTGATCCACCGCTCCTACGGCGCTTTCACCCACCCCGAGATCGCGCCCTTGCGCAAGATCGACGACCGGCTCTACGTGCTCGAGCTGTTCCACGGCCCCACGCTGGCCTTCAAGGATTTTGCCCTGCAGTTCCTGGGCAACCTGTATGGCTGGGAGTGCGAGCAGACGGGCCGGACCATCAACGTGCTCGGCGCCACCTCCGGCGACACCGGGGCGGCGGCCATCCACGGCCTGCTGGGCAAGCCGAAGGCCGCCAGCTTCATCCTCTATCCCGAGGGCCGCGTGTCGCCGCTGCAGGAGCGGCAGATGACCTGCACCGGCGCGGCCAACGTGCACGCCATCGCGATCGACGGCAGCTTTGACGACGCCCAGCGCGTGCTGAAGGACATCTTCGCCAACAAGACCTTCGCCACCCAGCACCGGCTGTCGGCGGTGAACTCGATCAACATCGCGCGCGTGCTGGCGCAATCGGTCTACTACCTCCACGCCTGGCTGCGCCTGCCCGAGGCCGAGCGCGGCAACGTGGAATTCGTCGTCCCGACCGGCAATTTCGGCAATGTGTTCGCGGGCTGGCTGCTCCAGCAGATGGGCGTGCCCGTGATGGGCTACAAGGTGGCCACGAACCGCAACGACATCCTGCACCGGCTCTTCACCACCGCCGAGTACCGCAGCGGCGAGGTTCATCCCAGCCTCGCGCCCTCAATGGACATCCAGGTGGCCTCGAACTTCGAACGCTTCCTGTATTATGCGCTCGATGAGAACCCCACGCGCGTGAACAACGTGATGGCCCAGATCAAGGCCACCGGCGCCTACCGGTTCGACCTGCTCAACCGCTCGCTCTTCAGCTCCTCGTCCGCTTCCGACGATGAGATCACGTCCCTCATCCGCCGGGTATACGAGCGGTACCGTTACATCGTTGATCCCCACACGGCCTGCGCCTTCAAGGACATCAACCCGCAGCGCATCAGCATCGTGCTCGCGACGGCGCACCCGGCCAAGTTTCCGGCCGCCATTCGCGACGCCATCGGGCAGGAGCCGACCTCGCCGGTCCTGGAGGTGCTCAAGACGCGTCCGGTGGTGAAGCATCGCCTGCCCGCCGAGGCGGAGGCGATCAAAGCCTTCATCGCGCAGCGCGCGATCTAGGGCCGAACGGGTCCGGTTGTAGCCGGGGTCGCTGACCCCGGGAATTACCGCGCATCGCAGCGGACCGGGCTCAGCGGACCGGGCTACAAGCTAATCGACGCGCCTGCCTGGCCCGGGCGCGTTCAAAAAAAGCCGTTTTTACACCCGGAATATATCCAAAATTGCGCTCGCGCCGCCGGGGGCCGGTCACACGCTCACCCCCCGTGAAACTCAACCTTCCCTTCGATCGCATCAACTGGGTCAATAGCTCGTTCCTCATGGGAACCGCGCTGGTGACCTGCACGGTCGTGCCGTGGTACTTGTGGCATTACGGCGTGGACGCCTTCCAGGTGGCGATGTTCTTCGCCTTCTTCATCGCGACGGGCCTCAGCATCACGCTGGGTTATCACCGCCTCTTCGCCCACAACGCCTTCCAGGCCCGCTGGCCGGTCCGCCTGGCGACCCTCATCTTCGGCGCGGCCGCCTTTGAGAACTGTGCGCTGGCCTGGGTTTCGGATCACCGTCGCCACCACAAGCACGTGGACCACGACGATGATCCCTATGATATCTCCAAGGGTTTCTGGCACGCCCACATCGGCTGGATCCTCTTCAAGCTCGATCCGCCGCCCCCGTGGGACAACGTCCTCGACCTGCGCAAGGACCGCCTGGTGATGCTGCAGCAGCGTTTCTACGTGGCCATCGCGGTCGGTTTCGGCTTCGTCCTGCCGGCCCTGCTCGGCTACCTCCACAGCGGCTGGGCGGGTGCCCTCGGCGGCTTCCTGCTCGCCGGCGTGGCGCGCACGACGGCGGTCCAGCACATGACCTTTTTCATCAACTCGCTGTGCCACACGATCGGCAGCCAGCCGTATTCGAACAAGTGCAGCGCCCGCGACAGCTGGCTCATGGCCATCTTCACCTTCGGCGAGGGCTACCATAACTATCACCACGAGTTTCAGCACGACTACCGCAACGGCGTGAAGTGGTGGCAGTGGGATCCGACCAAGTGGACGATCTGGACCCTGGAGAAGGTCGGCCTCGTGCGCGGTTTGCGCCGCGTCTCCGAGGACAAGATCCTGCTCGCGCAGCTGACCGACGCCCGCCGCCGGCTGGCCGTGTCGCTCGCCTGCCCGGTGGTGAGCCGCAACGAGAAGCTGCACCAGCTGCTCCAGGCCTCCGACGCCAAGCTGCATGAGCTGGGTGAGCGCTGGTCGGCCTTGAAGCTGGAATACACGGAGAAGGCTACGGCGCTGCGCGCGGAGTACGCCGATCGCGCCAACGCCCACTTCGAGGAAGCGCGGGCTGCGCTCGAGGAAATGCGCCGCGAGGTGCGCCAGGCCACCCGCCTGCTCAAGCACGCGGGCGCCGCCGCCTGAGTTCGGGTTTATAGTGCTTTCCAGGCGGAGTCTTCGGACTCCGCCTTTTTTGTGGAGAACCGTCGCTGGACCTGATCGGGCGACACCTGAATTTCTGTGTCTGGCGCATCCTGGGGCCGCGCCGCGATGCGATGGAAAAAACGGGTGGGCGGCGAGCTTGCTCGCGCCACGAACTGGATGCCGCCCACGTGGCGCCAGCAAGCTGGCCGCCCACACTTGGATCGCGGCACTCCGGCAGGATGACCGCACGGGCGGCCGATTGCCTTGACCCGCCCTACAACAGCGGGGCCAGCAGGCGGGCGATCTCCTCGCCGAAGG is from Lacunisphaera limnophila and encodes:
- a CDS encoding aspartate kinase is translated as MALIVQKYGGTSVGDIDRIKNVAQRIKKSRDEGHSLVVVVSARSGVTNELIAKAKAITDRPDTREMDMLLAIGEQETIALTAMALHAIGIPAVSYTGAQAGIFTDEVFTKAKIQKILPKPIQKDLKAGKVVIVAGFQGINETGQITTLGRGGSDLTAIALAAALKADVCQIFTDVDGVYTADPRIAKDAKKLTEISYDEMLELASLGSKVMQSRSVEFAKKYGVVFEVRSSFNHNPGTIVKEEVAYMEKVVVRGVAVDKDQAKVAITNVPDKPATAATIFKALADAAINVDMIVQNSSHTGGLADLTFTVQRDDATNAVRVLPAVLKQLGGGEVKAFDNIAKLSVVGVGMRTHAGVAATLFSALGALGVNIQLITTSEIKITVALDRAKADEAVRAAHAAFGLEK
- a CDS encoding acyl-CoA desaturase, which produces MKLNLPFDRINWVNSSFLMGTALVTCTVVPWYLWHYGVDAFQVAMFFAFFIATGLSITLGYHRLFAHNAFQARWPVRLATLIFGAAAFENCALAWVSDHRRHHKHVDHDDDPYDISKGFWHAHIGWILFKLDPPPPWDNVLDLRKDRLVMLQQRFYVAIAVGFGFVLPALLGYLHSGWAGALGGFLLAGVARTTAVQHMTFFINSLCHTIGSQPYSNKCSARDSWLMAIFTFGEGYHNYHHEFQHDYRNGVKWWQWDPTKWTIWTLEKVGLVRGLRRVSEDKILLAQLTDARRRLAVSLACPVVSRNEKLHQLLQASDAKLHELGERWSALKLEYTEKATALRAEYADRANAHFEEARAALEEMRREVRQATRLLKHAGAAA
- the plsY gene encoding glycerol-3-phosphate 1-O-acyltransferase PlsY, which translates into the protein MSPVGLLVTTLIGYFLGSLPFGYLVARAYGVDIFKVGSGNPGATNVKRVLGEKFGPKGKRAGNLVFVLDAVKGAVAAAWPLLPGIVLAEERLLGLAGLIAAVLGHSFSCFTKFKGGKGVATAAGGLVVLMPVSCLVGALVWLLTFATTRYVSLGSILAAVAVPATSWFRLYQGKTSLPFSLVATALGLFVIIRHRENIKRLLAGTETKFVKKSPPAA
- the serA gene encoding phosphoglycerate dehydrogenase, with translation MKILVADKISPKGVAFLRAQKGFEVVEAYGSSPAQILELVKDVHAIAVRSETKITAEVFAAAPLLKVVGRAGVGVDNVDVDAATERGVIVMNTPSGNTIATAELTFTHILCGARPVPQAAASMRDGKWDRKSFSGIELFKKTLGIVGLGRIGSEVAKRAQAFGMNVVAFDPYLSPTRAKAMQIEAVTLDQLLAQADYITVHMPLTEQTQYMIDEAALAKCKKGVRLFNCARGGIIKEAALIAGLKSGHVAAAGLDVFEEEPLAADSELRKFPNVSLTPHLGASTAEAQDAVGVEVAEQIADVLAGGVIRNAVNMPSLDAATLKIIGPYLELGSKLGTLVQQLATDRVEKLRISYWGKLLELDANAVIRAIQRGFLSRISSEGLNYINAPFVMDRLGVQVEVVKSNQETDYTELMLVEAVTAKGEVFSATGTLLGKASSPRIVALNGREVEAEPKGALLVYENHDEPGIIGMVGTLLGREKVNIAAMSLSRNNAGGTALCVVNLDSTPTEATVKELTSHRAIKQALVVNL
- the thrC gene encoding threonine synthase; this translates as MKYVSTRGQTDPVSFREAVAIGLAPDGGLFLPETLPDISPRLPGWRNLSYTELCAEFLGLFATDVPPEVLQQLIHRSYGAFTHPEIAPLRKIDDRLYVLELFHGPTLAFKDFALQFLGNLYGWECEQTGRTINVLGATSGDTGAAAIHGLLGKPKAASFILYPEGRVSPLQERQMTCTGAANVHAIAIDGSFDDAQRVLKDIFANKTFATQHRLSAVNSINIARVLAQSVYYLHAWLRLPEAERGNVEFVVPTGNFGNVFAGWLLQQMGVPVMGYKVATNRNDILHRLFTTAEYRSGEVHPSLAPSMDIQVASNFERFLYYALDENPTRVNNVMAQIKATGAYRFDLLNRSLFSSSSASDDEITSLIRRVYERYRYIVDPHTACAFKDINPQRISIVLATAHPAKFPAAIRDAIGQEPTSPVLEVLKTRPVVKHRLPAEAEAIKAFIAQRAI